CTAGCTCCATCCGGAATCTGTGCGTCCCGGGAAATGATCCTCCCCAATCTCAGGCCGTTGTATCATATTGGCATGAGTATGCATGGGATGAGGATATGCTGCATAGTTTATCTTTCAGGTTTGGCGTACCTCTCAATGTGATAGACCAGATCAGAGCCACGCCGATCGAGTTGGGGGCGAAGGATGTGAGGCGGTGGAGTCTGACTAGCCATGGCGAGTTCTATGTAACCTCAGCCTGGGAGAGCATCCAGACTAGACTTCCGAAGAAGGAGATTTTTGGTCTTATTTAGAACCAGGGGTTGACTCCTACCATGTCGGTGTTCATTTGGAGGTTACTATTTGGTAGGCTGCCGGTAGATGAAAAATTGCAGAGGAGGGGAATTGAGTTAGCGTCTAGGTGTCAGTGTTGTAGGTCTCCTTGGGTCGAGTCTCTCAGCCATGTCTTTCTTTCGAGTCAGTCGGCGATTTCTGCATGGGAGTACTTCGATGCCTGGTTTCCTTCCTCGCACACACCGATTCACACGAGCAccgatattgcacttagactaggtcactggcggaggtcctctttccagagggctcccgccatgcatattagttttcttattccttgtttgattgcttggtttctttggacggagaggaacgaCTGCAAGCATGGCGGTCGTCCTTTTCGTCATTCACATGTTATTTTGCAGGTCACTCATCATCTGCATGTGCTAGTTTTGGCCGGCAGGATCACCTCGACTCATTGGAGGGGGTGCTCGCCGTCGGTTGATTTCATGCATTTCTCCCCTAGACAGCGTGTTCTGCGGTCGCTCATGGTCCTATGGCATCCCCCTGATgcaccttgggtgaagctgaacacagacGGCGCCTTCTCTACATCGACACTGGTGGCGGGGGAGGGAGGACTGGTTCGTGGTTTTGACGGAGGCCTTCTGCGGGCTTTTTGTGCTCCGATAGCTACATCATCGAGCTTTGAAGCGGAGCttttggctctgattcggggtttggagatggctatggagctttctactcacatttggaTAGAGCTGGACTCAGCGGCTCTGGTTAGTTTGTTGTCATCTAGACACTTTGGCTCCGCGGATTTTAGACACCAtatggctttgatccggagcATGACAGCTCAGCGGCATGTTCgattctcacacatctacagagaGGGAAACCGGGCTGCTGAttttctggcaggtagggggtccagacccctgcccttacatattttgatccaatctctgcgcctcggtacctgaaggcgctagttaggatggaccagctgggatatcctaacttccgtttccgaagtagagatgtgggttgatCTAGTTCTTCTAGTGGTTGATTTTGGTCCTTTTTCGACTCTCCCTTTAGTGTATTTAGTCATCTGTTTTCCACTTGATAGAATGGAGGATCCCGGCTTGTGGAACCCCTATTTTGCATCTCCATGTACTTGTTTAgatcttagtcacttttgggctaagatcatgcTTTTGAAACATTACATTTTGATCTTATTTAcgggttgggggtctgcctaaaccccccgcccacaaagggtgtttttttaaaaaaaaactagttAGAGGTCAATGTTTTTTTTGCAACCTAAGATTGACATCTTGGATTTTTGAGTAGTGATATTTTAATATCTAAGTGGTGTATAATCAAAAATAGAACTTCAATATTAACATCTTGGATTCTTGAATTTTAGGAGATTTTTGTTTTGTatgttaggtggagagagaataaatataatatttaatttaatacgaaagagaatttttttcaaaaataaacatGTAGTGgagtactccttccgttccacaTTAATAGATACATTTCATTTTGAgtactcgttttgaaaaaattataataaatagttaaagtagcgAAATAGTAAAGTGAGATAAAGAATATGGTAGATAATACTCTTTTCTACACTATTTctatcttacttcactctttctctactttaaccatttattatcatttttttaaacgAGTGTTCAAATGAGATgtctctattactatggaatgaAGGGAAGAGAGTAATATTTTTAGTGGAACCaactaaaaaaaagtgaaacatttttatggacgaaagaagtaatttttatttatcaaaaacGCACATGACATTATGCGTTTTTCCTCTTTCTATACAgtattaaataaagattctCATGGAAATCTTTTTCATGAACTAAccaaaaagtagaaaaatacaGTTTATTTTAGCCAACAAATATGTTTTGATGGATTTAATAATGATCGATCCATTTGGTGAAAAGTAAAGAGGATCATGTAACACGTGTGGCGTGGACACTATGGGTTGTACGCAGAGTCACAGACGGTGACTTTATCAAACCCCAACTTCTGCTGTTGTAAAAATTCTGCACTCCACCCTTCACTCTAAATTCTCTCACATCCCCAAATTCTAGGGTTCTTTTCCCGATCCTCTTCACTCCTCGCCCTAACAGGtcgttttctctcttttctttacctccaattttgtgtattttctgcTGCATGTGCCCTTTCTACGCATGTTTTCAGCTGTATATTTCTCTATTTGCATATGCATGTGTGTATTTTTCTTATAGAATGAGCTTTCTGATCTGTGCTTCCTTCTAGTTTTGAATTCTCGCTGGTTTAAGTTTTGTAGCAATTATTTGAGTTGTTTTTTCTGTCCCCCACCATCGTAGTAAGTGCCGGTGTGTTTTATCTCTCCTTTTcttttggttttgaatttgCAAGGTTGTGTGTTGGCattctttattttcagtttgtgAGATGTATTTTTTTGGGTGGTTCAATTCAATGGAGTTAGCGCAAACAATTGTGAGGTTTCAATAATTGAAGTGTTCATGTCTTATATTAGTATGCCGAAATTACGTTAAAGCCCGTCTTGCTTTAAGAAGTGGAGACTTTTGATTTCAATTCTATAACCGGGGGTGCTTGCTTAGAAGTACTAGAATGAGGAATTGGAATGGGGATCCTGGAATAAAATCAATTGAGAATCTTCAGTTTTCATTGACTCCTCCCTACCGATCAGAATGACCTCTTTTGTGGTTATCCCTAagtatgaaaaaataaatgacaATACTTTGAgctatttttaaataaaatgtttttaCAATTTACGCAAAAGATGCTGAATGAAAGATCTGAATCACTTAGAATGGCATGCAAGTATTGTGCAAGCTGTAGGTCTTCTGTACATATCTTCTCATGAATTTTTGCTCGTAATTGTGCTTAAAACATTTTTGCATATATATCTCATTTTCAAAGACGCTTGGCTGTTGGTAATTGCTTGTCATGAATTCTGGCTGCATAAATTAGAAAATTGCTTGCCTATTGATCAGAGTGTTACAGAAGATCTATCTTCGATacttttcttcatctctctcttGTGCAATTCATTAAATACATGCATTGTTGTGTTTATTGTTTTCCACTCACTGAACTTGGAAACCAAGGTATTCTTTTGTTTGTCTTGATGATCCGATTTAAGTTCGTAGAGTGGGAATCCCATTGTTACCAATTATGagaatttcaataattatcttTACATAATTGCTAAATAATCCAAGCGAGTTTCTATATTGTGATTGGCAGGGTCTTGGATAGTAACTTGTTATTTATGAGGCCAAATATTAGCATTACTGGGTGTAAGTTTGCGAATTGATTCCCTCACAACTTTGTGTTTCTGGCTCACTTTTGAGGTACTTAATTGGAAACCATATTTATGGTGGGTGCTTATAGAATCCCTTTTGCAGTATTCTATCCTGGAGTGTGTTgtttattttcaatatttaagcTGTATCCAAAGTTTTAACTTTTTCCTCATTAGGACCAACTTGATCTTCCGTTTTGTGTTAATGTAAGGCCACATCAACCATCTGGAGAAATCAAAGGAGCATGCAATCCAAGCCTAAGAGTGTTAACCAAGGACAACCCAACCTTTATAATGTTGCAACCTCTACTGGATATTCTGATCCTTGGTTGAATAATAATGGATTTAACTCCTTTTCCCCCATGATGATGCGGGAAAATGCATCAGATTCATCATCGCCGGAACAATCTGTGGATGAGCAGTCACAGTCTGAAGGTGGGATAAATGAGGATGATGATACTGCGAAACAGTCACCAAGCACTTCATCTTTGCAGCCTGGTAATGTTTAGTTCTTGCGACTTAGGTTTCAAGATTAGTGTTTATTTTTGGTTCGGACGGATAGTTGGTTCAACCAGGCTTCTGCCTTCTGGCAAGCCAGACGTTGGTGGTTGTGTTTGATCTTGTTCCAAATTACATTGTCCAGTCATTAAtatatgatgatgataatagtagtagtagtaaaatctattactattataaaagtgtgtatttgtgaattttgtaTCCATCCTTAATTTAACAAAAGTGTGATTGGACATTTGTTGGGACTAGACAGACTAGTTTCCATTTCTCTTTATATTCCTATTAGAAAGGACATTTTTTTGATCGTTTTATGTATTCCATGTATAAACAAAAACTAATGCCGGTGAAAGAAGATTAACATTAGCATTCAATTGTGTGCCTGATATTAGTTTCTTCATTTCTTCCAAGCAAAATTTTGTTTACCAAATGGGAAACTAAAGGTTGTATTTCTTACTTATAATAGCGTACAGTTTTATGTTAATATGACAACAGAGTATAATACATTTTTGAATTGAATCTGACACAAATTTTGATATACCACTTGCAGAAAGAAACTATGAGCGGGAGGGTCCGAAGCATCTGCAAGTTCCACCAACCTTCCATCCAAGACCTGATGTAAGCTTCAACCAAGCTCCACAAGCCGAGCTCGCTGCACACTCAATTGTAAGAATGCTGCACACTGTCGCAATATCTTGAAGTGTTCAAATCTATTGTTTTTCACATGAAAATATGTTTATCTTCAGGCCTGTGGACCTAATCCGTATGATCCATATTATGGAGGAATGATGGCAGCTTATGGTCAACCTTTGGTATGAGTATGGCTGCAGAACTGTACtgttgttgtttttatttttcacgCCCTTGTAGTAAGAAAGTTGCTTTACTTCCAGGCAGTATTCTAGTCTCTGTTCATGTTGTTTGTGCTTGTATCTGTGTGCATCCTGCAAGTACCTATGGGCATCTCACAACTTGCCTCTGCATTTGATATGAATTTAATGAAAATGGTGCTATTGGAGGGATCACATGAACTTTAATTGCTTTTACTTTGTGGTATAGGCAGACAGAGTCAGAGAGTGGTGCAGATTCACTAAGTTCATTCAAACTATGAAGTATGTTTGGACATTTGAGTTTTAGTTACAGCAAAAACCTATAAAATAATCCTATTGTGTTCTGAAGTTTATTTGTCAAATTTGGTCTTATAAAAGGTTCGTGCTGTAATACAATTTAAAACTTAGTAACTGCTGTCTTGAGAGTTGAGATGTTCCTGAAAATAAATTGGATGTTTGAGTTTTAGTTGCAAACTTTCCATAGAAATCTCACCACAGTTCTGTTGTGGACTAGAGCTTCTTTGGTCTTTGGTCAACAATGTTCCATATTAACAATTAGTTGTATATGTTGTCTACGATGCTCTTGAAAGTAACATGATATCATGACCTAAACAAAGTCTGTCAGTGTGCTTGACAATTCTGATTTCTGAATATTTATAGATTGATTCTAATAGTGGTTTTACTATGTATATGAATCTGCACAGTTTTGTGGTCTAGTTATTTGGACAAGATTACTGATTCTTCCATGATTCTCtaagctatatatatatatcttcaaTTTGACTTTGTTGTACTGATGAGTTATAGTGTGTACTTGCAATCTAGTGCCATGTAATTGAAACCATTATCCTAAAGATCAGTAAATCTTTGACATAAACACCTTGAAAATAGTTTCATTTAATTGAATGCCTGCCTTCATGATCATGAAAGATGGGTTTTTGTAAAGGTCCGTCCTCATTTGTACGATATGCACCACACAAGGATGCCTCTACCCTTGGAGATGGCGCAAGAGCCTGTATATGTTAATGCGAAGCAGTATCATGGTATTCTGCGAAGGCGACAATCCCGTGCTAAAGCAGAGCTAGAGAGGAAACTAATAAAAGCCCGAAAggtgttttttcattttcttgtaaTCAATAGATGCATCAAGAATCTTTGGGCTTGGTACTTCTTATACTTCTCTGGTATTACTacttaatgtttttttttgggtCTCTGATATTTGCAGCCTTATCTCCATGAGTCCCGGCATCAACACGCCTTGCGGAGAGAAAGAGGTTCTGGTGGACGTTTTGCAAAGAAGTCTGATGCGGACAGCTGTAAGGATACAGAGCCCAGCTCAGGCGGTGTCTTGTCTCACATCAATAGTTCATCACGTGCCAAGTCCTTCCTCTCTGGAACTATATTGCCTGGGGTTCAGACCAATGCTGGTGCTTGCAATTTTAGGAAGCAAACCAACTTGCAGAAATCTCACCAGCCCCTTTCTCACTAAAGACAGGAAAGAACTACATATGCAGGTGGTGGTGATTTTCTCGAAGTCTTAAAATCCCGGCTTTTCACTAGCTGGGCGGCAATTCATTCTTGGCTTGTTTCAATGACTATTTGTTACTTTCTGTATAAAATCTTGTGAGCTAGTGGGAAGGAAGCTTGAGTTTTGAGTAGGCGAAACCTACTTTTCCTAGAATTATTGTAAAGTTGTGCTTCGTGTTTTTAATGCTTGGAGTGGTCGAATTTCcagatttaaaaaaatgcacTTGCCATAATATGTTGGATTGAACCAAGCTATGCTACTACAGTATTGGTTTGATATAAAATGTTTATTGGAACTTGATTAATGTGCTAGTTGGCTGGACTAACTGAGGTTGGAGTTGACAGCATTTGGCTTATCAAATGTCAATTTTTGAGCAATTTTAGTGACATTGTCTATTGCATTGTCCCACTTATACTCGCTTGACATTTGAAAGGTTCAATAAAATTATGTGTTTATAAGGCACACTTGTAAACTTACTTCCAGCATAACATATCATCTTACTCGCAACAAAATCCACAGACAAATGAGAGGTGAAAAcattatttgaaaaaaagaaaagaaaaagaaacctGAAGATAAAAGAGAATACATAGGGTACGGTGAAGAATACAAATGTAAACTTGGAGTTAGAACTTTCATTACTGTGGTAGCATATCATCCTAATATTTAATAATGGTGATCTGGGGTTTCATCAGCCTCAAATTCCTCTGGAATTGTTTCGCCCTCTATATGATCAGGCTGAGGTGTTGCCTTGACACCATCATCAGTTGTATTGTTCTCATAATCTGTCTCATTAACCTTGTCCATCATACCTGACAGGGCAAGCCTGGGAGACCATTCGAGAACATCATCTATTATATTGGACACCCGCTTCTGGTACCTATAAACACAGAATAACCACACTTCAGCTTAATGGAATTTATGGTCTCACTAATTAGGCAAGAACACAAAACAAGCAGGGGCAATTTACTTTGGTTATATTGAGAATATCGAGATCACATGATCAATAAGCTCAAAATAGTTCAGCCACCAAAGCACGCGGTGAACAAACATATATGCATTTAGCATATATGATAGTACTAAAGAACAATTCATATAGTTTACTGGTAAAAAATACAGACTTCTTAGAAGCTATCATAAATTTTTACTGGATAGATGAAAGTTCATAACCAGTACCTGGCTCTGGCGGCTTCATCCGGAGCATGGTGCCTCAGTAATAGAATGACAAGAACGGCAACAAGTGCAAAAAACAACCGAGCAGTCCACTTGGGGCGCTCTCCCTCATCTTTCTGGGGCCAAAACTGGAATAACTCCTGAAGAGTTGCTTCTTCTGCAAGAATATTCGGGAAGAACCATACCCTTTTTCCAAGAACAATCCATAGAGCTCCGAATACAAGGGCCCTTACTGCAAGTAAATGAAACCTAATATTAGTTCAAGGTAACATACAAATCAAAAAGTACAGCCAACATAAATACTCATGCAGTGATCTACAAAACATGAAGGAACTACTCAAGTTAGATGTTCTAACAACTAAAAACAGAAATAGTATGATTATACAAGAGAAAGTGTAACACATAACAAACAGCTCTTCTGTCTTGGATATCAATCAGCCATACATGCTAACATAACTTTCAGTGTATATGAAGTTATTGAGATACTTCAAAGTGAATACATACATACCTAGAGATCTATTCTATCAGTTAGGCCATGTGGATATAGGTCAGCAGGATGATCCAATGTATAAAAATGACAATAACATCAGCACCAAACACTTACATAAAAGCAGGCAGAGTATAAGAAGCAATACACCCGCACAGAAGTAGAGAATAAGTAGCTTGACTTGGTGGGGATAAACAGGAAACAAGCATATTGCTAGCGTCAAAACAGGCCAGCAAAATGAGAGAAGAGTCTGCCATAATGGTCTTCGGTTGACAAAAGTCCATGCGAAGAATGCGTCATTATCAGAAAATACTTGGTCCTGCATATCACAAAAAATAAGATATGGAAAGCAAGATATCCATACTAAAAAGATAATAAACCATCAAACTCACTGTCTAATAAGCAAGGAGAGTCACCCCTCCTGACTCCCAACatttttttcagtttatgataaaaaattaaaagaaagaagagctACACAGCCCAGGTGGAAAAGGGTCACGATCAAGGTATATCCATACAAGAAATGTAAATACAAGCAAAGAAGAGAATAACAAATACAACGGCACAATAAAATGTGATCATTCCTATCTGTCAGATGCAACCCCACGACCTTCAGCTTATCTTTTTAACACCATGTCCCCAAATAGGTGTTATGTTATTGGAACTTCCATGTAGCATCCATTTCATATTTGTTAACAGGAGTGATAATCACATTGACAGATCTTAATACaccaattctttattttttactattttttatttatagtgagAATGACCCAACGAAAAATGATGAAAATGGCCCTAATTAGCTCTGTCATACCACCATTGCCCCTTCTTCAGATAACATCGAATCATACAAGAACAGCCAGAACAGGATTGCAGATCATGCTGCTGTCAGATCTCCTGACTGATGCACAAAATTGCTTCTCTGCCACCAATCACCACCTGAAAACACCACCCAGAATAGCTTCACCATCTTTACCAATAACATCACCATTCCATCCTAAAACTATCAATAGTTGAAGGTGACACCCACGAGTGCTGCCACTTTAGCTGAAAAGTTTGTGCGAGCTCATGAGCTCACAACACATCAGTCATTCCTCTATTAAAAACTCCCAATCAACTGCCACTCAATACCAACACCATCAGCTGGTACTTGTATTCATCAATGAAGTAAGTGCAACTCACTGTAGTGGCTATGAGATGTTGGTAACTTGGTGCCTGGTCATCCCTCAAAAATACCAACATCCAAGGAGTTGTAGACCAGCAGGACAATTATTATGGTTTAGGGCTTTTCTTTCTAATGTTTGGAAAGACTTGGATACTTGGTCCGTTTTGTTTGTCGAGGAAAGAAATCATGCATGAGAATCCCTCCGTCCTTTTACTGTTTGAGTCCAGTTAGTGTTGGTAGAATTAAAAGGGTGCAAAAAGCCACACTCTTTTATCAATTTTGAGTCAGTCACATAAAGTTAGAAATGTTGACCAGCACGTCTAGTGAAAGGAGTAACACAAGTGGTAAATAGAACTTCGACCAGAACACAGAGCACTGAGCAGTACACATTTAATCCTTATTGCACATATGAAAGTTTTGGAAGGAACTTACAGGAAAAATCTCCAAATGTGCAGGCCATGTAGATAGTTTTCTCTTTCCAGGTCGAACAGTTTTGACAACACGGTCACATCGCACTATAAGATTCTTTCTCAACAGCGAGTTTGCAATGTCTTCGATTTCTAAATTCTTATCTGATTCAAGTAAGTCTTTGATTTCGGGATGATTTCTCAAGAAACTAACAAAATCTTTCCCtctaaaatattcaactcttgttTCCTGCAAAACAGCCCACCTAGACTCCAGTTCTTTATGGTCCCTCACTTTCTCAGCAAATGTCTGAAAAACATCCTTCTTTGCAGCTTGCTTCTGAAATTGAAAGTCCAACGTCAATATGAGAACAAATTTCCTACCACCCTCATTTCATAATTCATACAAATAGGAAAcatcataaaaaaatcaattactcCTTATTGGACATTCCTTTTATAGGTTAATTCGTTTGTGTGTGCAATAGGATCCAGAGGTTGTGCTGTTATCACCATAACTGGCACAGGGGACAAAGTGCGCAGCTGCAATCACATCCGTACAACTCAATCAAACTAACAAGCTAGGGTCAAGGAATGCAAATTCCATTTTCTAAGATAATAAAGAATTTTACATGTAACGGATTCCATGTTTCCTTTGCGAGTGCCCCTAAATAGAGTCATTTTCTTAATATAATAtgttaaatcaaataaaaagaaatgaagGAGCACATAAATCATGTTCATCTCTGCAGGAAAAGGGCAGAACAGTGAATGAGAAACAGGAATTTGTTTCACTAACTAAATGAACCATTCACTATCAACTTGAACTAATTGGAACAGCCGTTGGATTAAGTCTTCCTAATTTCATTGAAGATGACTGTCCTTCTAAATGTACTACTTTTCAACCTAACCAAGATTTAAAGTTTTAAACAgcaaaaattcaaataaacaagagaTCATCCGTAAATTATAGACTGCAGATATTTCTGTGAAACATAGCTGCACGACCAAACACAAAAATCAAAGTGCAAACCTTCACAGGGTGAAACGATCACGATCTCAAATGCGGGCACAATTCAACTACAAAATTGAGAATACAACTAACCCTAGGGGGGGTATCGGTAGATGAGTCCACGTACGAGCGGCGCCCTCTCTTCTTATCGCCAGCtgctcctccgcctccgcctccacttgttttcttcatttcaaCAACTCTCGGTTCTGCTTTTCTTGCAGTTACAGTGTCTTATGCTGTGTgtacatttttggggaaaaaaataataaattttctttacatttcatAACTGTAGGTGGTATATTGTTGGGCTGTAAGCCCATTTACATATTTTTAGTTAGCGGCCCATTTCTCTGTTGCGTGTTTGATTCTAGTTGGAAATGGGATTACTACATTTCTTTCTCAACTAttgcaaaatttaattttaaacattttttagtatttttaaaattagtgtTTATCTAATTCTGattagtttttatttgtattaagATAGATCCATTTTCCATAAACAATTAAACTATAtttaatctttatttttttatgctttatcaattttgtacgTATTAAAATTTGTAGTATAGTTGAAAAACTCCAAGCCTCCAAGTAGTAGCTTTCAAATATTCTCATAAATCATAATGTTATAATTGACTATTGAGTTTGGATTAGAAAAAAGTAGTTAAAAATATgagttgaaacttgaaagtaATTTGTCAAAAGACATTTTTGTTGGAATTTGAATTATTGTACCATTGTACTAGTAATTTAGATAATTCTATTTCTTGTTCAATTTTTCCATTGACCTTGAGtcatttaacaaaaataaattgaaatcgtgttcaatttttatttattaatccaAAGGAATTTACCTTCTTTCTCTTTCATCTTTCAATCTTTCATCTCTGTTGACAGGAGAAATGGCAGCCTCAGCTCTAGCGTCGCTTCTCCTCTTCTCCCTCCTCGCAGCCACCTCCTCCGCCCGCCCCTGCAAAACCATTTTCTATTTCTCCgccacaaccaccaccaccaccaccaccacctatTACCCTTTCCATTCCCACCCTGCAAACCCTAACCCCCAAATTCACCGCCTCAATCCCCGCTATGTCACCTTCATCTTCACCTCCACCGCCCCCAAACCCTTCTCAGGCCACCTCCCCTCGCTCAATTTCAAATCCGATCCCTCCTCCGACGCCAATTCTCACTCATCTCCAGCGATGACGTCATCCGCCTTTTCCCCTCTCAAATTCTATTCCTCCGTCTCCAGCTCAATCCGCGATCGGACCGCTGATATCATGAGCGTCGTCGGCGCGCTGCTCTTCGGCGTCGGCTGCGGTGCCCTCACCGGTGCCGTGATGTACTTCTTGTACGCCCTCTTCTCCCCCGGCCGATTCGATTTCGACGATGCTTCCGACGATGAGGATGAAGACGACGTCGCCGCTATCAAGAGGAAATTAGGGTACGTGTCGATCCCTGCGGTGACCACCGACGACCTCAAGAAACCTGCGCCGCCTGCCAAGGAGGTGGTTTGATGATTATAtcagtatatatacatatatttgtgtgtgtgtgtgtgtgttttgtggaTTTGATAAGATGCAAAGGGATTTGAAATTCAATTGCCTTGAAGTATCTGTCTTGTACTGTTTGATAGTGCTATTGCTATACTTAATATTGGGAATTATGACTTTGATTGAGTATGTGGGATTTAGGCTTTTCTGTTTAACTCAAGATGTTGAATAAAGCTGGATTATTTATGTTTGTTATGTGATGTTTGGTTAAGGTTATCTTAGAGAGATTAAAAGCTTCAGAAGGTATTAGATGTATTGTTAAAAGATTATAAGTTGTCAATATGTTGTGAGCTAGAGATATCAAATTGGAGTGGTGTATAATGCTATGGAGATAACAAATCATAGTAgagttattttaaaaaatgagttGGGGTTGTGTAACTTGCTTTTGGGTAGCTTAGGGCTTATAGGCTGTTTTGAGGAGCTCTTCTTTCTGATTTTTATTGCATTGGCACTGCGTTCTGCCTTTGGTATTCCACGCTACGTGACGTGAATTTCGTGAGTAGGAACCTGTGGAGTGGCCTGTGCTATGAGTTTAGATGTCCATACCCACTAATAAAGAGATGGAAATcagattttttt
This sequence is a window from Salvia splendens isolate huo1 chromosome 14, SspV2, whole genome shotgun sequence. Protein-coding genes within it:
- the LOC121765769 gene encoding nuclear transcription factor Y subunit A-1-like isoform X2 codes for the protein MQSKPKSVNQGQPNLYNVATSTGYSDPWLNNNGFNSFSPMMMRENASDSSSPEQSVDEQSQSEGGINEDDDTAKQSPSTSSLQPERNYEREGPKHLQVPPTFHPRPDVSFNQAPQAELAAHSIACGPNPYDPYYGGMMAAYGQPLVRPHLYDMHHTRMPLPLEMAQEPVYVNAKQYHGILRRRQSRAKAELERKLIKARKPYLHESRHQHALRRERGSGGRFAKKSDADSCKDTEPSSGGVLSHINSSSRAKSFLSGTILPGVQTNAGACNFRKQTNLQKSHQPLSH
- the LOC121765771 gene encoding uncharacterized protein LOC121765771 yields the protein MAASALASLLLFSLLAATSSARPCKTIFYFSATTTTTTTTTYYPFHSHPANPNPQIHRLNPRYVTFIFTSTAPKPFSGHLPSLNFKSDPSSDANSHSSPAMTSSAFSPLKFYSSVSSSIRDRTADIMSVVGALLFGVGCGALTGAVMYFLYALFSPGRFDFDDASDDEDEDDVAAIKRKLGYVSIPAVTTDDLKKPAPPAKEVV
- the LOC121765768 gene encoding uncharacterized protein LOC121765768 — translated: MKKTSGGGGGGAAGDKKRGRRSYVDSSTDTPPRKQAAKKDVFQTFAEKVRDHKELESRWAVLQETRVEYFRGKDFVSFLRNHPEIKDLLESDKNLEIEDIANSLLRKNLIVRCDRVVKTVRPGKRKLSTWPAHLEIFPDQVFSDNDAFFAWTFVNRRPLWQTLLSFCWPVLTLAICLFPVYPHQVKLLILYFCAGVLLLILCLLLLRALVFGALWIVLGKRVWFFPNILAEEATLQELFQFWPQKDEGERPKWTARLFFALVAVLVILLLRHHAPDEAARARYQKRVSNIIDDVLEWSPRLALSGMMDKVNETDYENNTTDDGVKATPQPDHIEGETIPEEFEADETPDHHY
- the LOC121765769 gene encoding nuclear transcription factor Y subunit A-1-like isoform X1 codes for the protein MATSTIWRNQRSMQSKPKSVNQGQPNLYNVATSTGYSDPWLNNNGFNSFSPMMMRENASDSSSPEQSVDEQSQSEGGINEDDDTAKQSPSTSSLQPERNYEREGPKHLQVPPTFHPRPDVSFNQAPQAELAAHSIACGPNPYDPYYGGMMAAYGQPLVRPHLYDMHHTRMPLPLEMAQEPVYVNAKQYHGILRRRQSRAKAELERKLIKARKPYLHESRHQHALRRERGSGGRFAKKSDADSCKDTEPSSGGVLSHINSSSRAKSFLSGTILPGVQTNAGACNFRKQTNLQKSHQPLSH